The DNA segment TCCTTAGCCTCAGTCCTTCGGGTCTTCTCGGGGGCTTTGGCCGACCGCATGGGGAAGAGGAAGCCCCTGGCCATTTTGGGCTATGCCCTCTCAAGCATCGGAAAGGTCCTCTTCTTCTTTGCTTCAGGATGGACCCTCGTTTTTGCAGGAAGGACGGTGGACCGCTTCGGCAAGGGCATTAGGACC comes from the Candidatus Caldatribacterium sp. genome and includes:
- a CDS encoding MFS transporter yields the protein MRRFHRNIIVTGITSLLTDVSTEMVYPVLALYLKALGGGVLTLGAIEGVAESLASVLRVFSGALADRMGKRKPLAILGYALSSIGKVLFFFASGWTLVFAGRTVDRFGKGIRT